One genomic region from Tripterygium wilfordii isolate XIE 37 chromosome 20, ASM1340144v1, whole genome shotgun sequence encodes:
- the LOC119986400 gene encoding oxysterol-binding protein-related protein 2A-like isoform X1, translated as MKMRVKELHPLCCISLESTVAGDQSPRISLTRARSLPAGSLAVSGGSDGNVVRHSPGSDATVAGVIYKWTNYGKGWRSRWFLLRNGVISYSKIRRPENLNLLAPTDDIRLIGEISTNRLARIDGNDGRLKPRKSLGIVHLKIASFRESKSDDRRFYIFTATKTLHLRTDSTRDREAWIQALASTRSFIPLRSLNNLSLLPKDLSISTERLKERLLEEGINENLVKDCEQIMLSEFSEIHGHLDILCEERSNLVDTIRQLEAANIEAETSGIQDCEYQLAKHEFSVLGHGKYSECSTTESSDETEKQELEASDEDEVSFFDTKEYFSELNSSPSSLTVFEETECHFGNVEKMSSVKEVNNYDCLHMERRKKLPDPAEKEKGVSLWSLIKDNVGKDLTRVCLPVYFNEPISSLQKCFEDLEYSYLLDRAYEFGKAGDSLMRILNVAAFAVSGYASSEGRHCKPFNPLLGETYEADYPEKGVRFFSEKVSHHPTLIACHCEGKGWKFWCDSNIRTKFWGRSIQLDPVGVLMLEFDDGEMFQWSKVTTNIYNLILGKIYCDHSGMMDIRGNGQYSCKLKFKEQSILDRNPHQVNGYVEDKMGKKVVSLFGKWNESMYYNKGDGMCKPKDFNPSCGASLLWKSTKTPPNLTRYNLTSFAITLNELTPGLQIKEKLPPTDSRLRPDQRHLENGEYEKANAEKQRLEMRQRISRKLQENGWRPRWFQRESETGPFRYVGGYWESREQGIWDGCPDIFGELSEDLTESAKGS; from the exons ATGAAAATGCGAGTCAAGGAATTGCACCCGCTGTGCTGCATCTCACTGGAGAGTACCGTCGCTGGAGACCAATCGCCGAGGATCTCCTTGACGAGGGCGAGGAGTCTGCCGGCAGGTTCCTTGGCGGTGTCGGGAGGATCTGACGGCAATGTGGTTCGGCATTCGCCGGGATCTGACGCCACCGTCGCTGGTGTAATTTATAAGTGGACCAATTACGGTAAGGGATGGAGATCCAGGTGGTTCTTACTGCGGAACGGTGTGATTTCTTATTCGAAGATTCGTCGGCCGGAGAACCTGAATCTGCTAGCTCCGACGGATGATATAAGGTTGATCGGAGAAATATCGACCAATCGTCTCGCGAGAATTGACGGCAATGACGGTAGACTGAAGCCGCGGAAGAGTCTTGGCATTGTTCATTTGAAG ATAGCTTCATTTCGTGAGAGCAAATCAGACGATCGGCGATTCTACATATTCACGGCTACAAAGACCCTTCATCTAAGAACTGATTCAACAAGAGATCGGGAAGCTTGGATACAAGCTCTTGCTTCCACTAGGAGCTTCATTCCATTGAGGTCGTTGAATAATCTTTCCCTTCTACCAAAGGACTTGTCTATATCTACAGAAAGACTTAAAGAGCGCTTACTTGAAGAGGGAATCAATGAGAACCTTGTGAAGGATTGTGAGCAGATCATGCTGTCTGAGTTCTCTGAAATACATGGGCATCTTGATATTCTCTGTgaagaacggtccaatttggtagACACGATAAGGCAACTAGAG GCCGCAAATATTGAAGCTGAAACCTCTGGGATTCAAGATTGCGAATATCAATTGGCAAAGCATGAATTTTCCGTGCTAGGGCATGGAAAGTATAGTG AATGTAGCACAACTGAATCATCTGATGAAACTGAGAAACAAGAGCTTGAGGCATCGGATGAAGATGAAGTCTCCTTCTTTGACACAAAAGAATATTTTAGTGAACTCAATAGTAGTCCTAGTTCCTTAACGGTATTTGAAGAAACTGAATGCCATTTTGGTAATGTGGAGAAGATGAGTTCAGTGAAGGAAGTAAATAATTATGATTGTTTGCACATGGAAAGGCGGAAAAAGCTTCCTGACCCTGCTGAGAAAGAGAAAGGGGTCAGTCTTTGGTCTTTGATAAAAGACAACGTGGGAAAGGATCTGACACGAGTTTGTCTTCCTGTTTACTTTAATGAGCCGATATCTTCCCTCCAGAAATGCTTTGAGGACTTGGAGTACTCATATCTTTTGGATCGAGCATATGAGTTTGGAAAAGCG GGGGACAGTCTCATGAGAATACTAAATGTTGCTGCTTTCGCAGTTTCTGGGTATGCTTCCTCTGAAGGTCGGCATTGTAAACCATTCAATCCTTTGCTTGGGGAAACTTATGAAGCGGACTATCCTGAGAAAGGAGTTCGGTTCTTCTCTGAGAAG GTCAGTCATCACCCAACTCTTATCGCTTGTCACTGTGAAGGTAAAGGGTGGAAATTTTGGTGTGACAGCAATATCCGCACAAAATTTTGGGGCAGATCAATTCAGCTTGATCCGGTTGGAGTTTTGATGCTAGAGTTTGATGATGGCGAAATGTTCCAGTGGAGCAAG GTTACGACAAATATCTATAACCTTATTTTGGGTAAAATATATTGTGATCACTCCGGGATGATGGACATACGTGGCAACGGCCAATATTCATGCAAACTCAAGTTTAAAGAGCAGTCTATTCTTGATCGAAATCCTCATCAG GTTAATGGGTACGTCGAAGATAAAATGGGcaaaaaagttgtctcattgttTGGAAAATGGAATGAAAGCATGTATTATAATAAAGGTGATGGGATGTGCAAGCCAAAAGATTTCAATCCCTCTTGTGGTGCCTCCTTGCTGTGGAAAAGTACCAAGACACCTCCTAATCTCACCCGATACAACTTAACATCATTTGCAATCACTTTAAATGAACTGACACCAGGACTGCAG ATTAAGGAGAAGCTCCCACCCACAGATTCCAGGCTTAGACCTGACCAGCGGCATCTGGAGAACGGAGAATACGAGAAGGCAAATGCAGAGAAACAACGGTTGGAGATGAGGCAAAGGATT TCAAGGAAATTACAAGAAAATGGGTGGAGGCCCAGATGGTTCCAGAGAGAAAGTGAGACGGGACCATTTCGCTATGTTGGAGGATACTGGGAATCCCGAGAGCAGGGAATTTGGGATGGATGTCCAGATATATTTGGTGAATTAAGTGAAGACCTTACAGAATCTGCTAAAGGCtcttag
- the LOC119986400 gene encoding oxysterol-binding protein-related protein 2A-like isoform X2, which translates to MKMRVKELHPLCCISLESTVAGDQSPRISLTRARSLPAGSLAVSGGSDGNVVRHSPGSDATVAGVIYKWTNYGKGWRSRWFLLRNGVISYSKIRRPENLNLLAPTDDIRLIGEISTNRLARIDGNDGRLKPRKSLGIVHLKIASFRESKSDDRRFYIFTATKTLHLRTDSTRDREAWIQALASTRSFIPLRSLNNLSLLPKDLSISTERLKERLLEEGINENLVKDCEQIMLSEFSEIHGHLDILCEERSNLVDTIRQLEAANIEAETSGIQDCEYQLAKHEFSVLGHGKYSECSTTESSDETEKQELEASDEDEVSFFDTKEYFSELNSSPSSLTVFEETECHFGNVEKMSSVKEVNNYDCLHMERRKKLPDPAEKEKGVSLWSLIKDNVGKDLTRVCLPVYFNEPISSLQKCFEDLEYSYLLDRAYEFGKAGDSLMRILNVAAFAVSGYASSEGRHCKPFNPLLGETYEADYPEKGVRFFSEKVSHHPTLIACHCEGKGWKFWCDSNIRTKFWGRSIQLDPVGVLMLEFDDGEMFQWSKVTTNIYNLILGKIYCDHSGMMDIRGNGQYSCKLKFKEQSILDRNPHQVNGYVEDKMGKKVVSLFGKWNESMYYNKGDGMCKPKDFNPSCGASLLWKSTKTPPNLTRYNLTSFAITLNELTPGLQEKLPPTDSRLRPDQRHLENGEYEKANAEKQRLEMRQRISRKLQENGWRPRWFQRESETGPFRYVGGYWESREQGIWDGCPDIFGELSEDLTESAKGS; encoded by the exons ATGAAAATGCGAGTCAAGGAATTGCACCCGCTGTGCTGCATCTCACTGGAGAGTACCGTCGCTGGAGACCAATCGCCGAGGATCTCCTTGACGAGGGCGAGGAGTCTGCCGGCAGGTTCCTTGGCGGTGTCGGGAGGATCTGACGGCAATGTGGTTCGGCATTCGCCGGGATCTGACGCCACCGTCGCTGGTGTAATTTATAAGTGGACCAATTACGGTAAGGGATGGAGATCCAGGTGGTTCTTACTGCGGAACGGTGTGATTTCTTATTCGAAGATTCGTCGGCCGGAGAACCTGAATCTGCTAGCTCCGACGGATGATATAAGGTTGATCGGAGAAATATCGACCAATCGTCTCGCGAGAATTGACGGCAATGACGGTAGACTGAAGCCGCGGAAGAGTCTTGGCATTGTTCATTTGAAG ATAGCTTCATTTCGTGAGAGCAAATCAGACGATCGGCGATTCTACATATTCACGGCTACAAAGACCCTTCATCTAAGAACTGATTCAACAAGAGATCGGGAAGCTTGGATACAAGCTCTTGCTTCCACTAGGAGCTTCATTCCATTGAGGTCGTTGAATAATCTTTCCCTTCTACCAAAGGACTTGTCTATATCTACAGAAAGACTTAAAGAGCGCTTACTTGAAGAGGGAATCAATGAGAACCTTGTGAAGGATTGTGAGCAGATCATGCTGTCTGAGTTCTCTGAAATACATGGGCATCTTGATATTCTCTGTgaagaacggtccaatttggtagACACGATAAGGCAACTAGAG GCCGCAAATATTGAAGCTGAAACCTCTGGGATTCAAGATTGCGAATATCAATTGGCAAAGCATGAATTTTCCGTGCTAGGGCATGGAAAGTATAGTG AATGTAGCACAACTGAATCATCTGATGAAACTGAGAAACAAGAGCTTGAGGCATCGGATGAAGATGAAGTCTCCTTCTTTGACACAAAAGAATATTTTAGTGAACTCAATAGTAGTCCTAGTTCCTTAACGGTATTTGAAGAAACTGAATGCCATTTTGGTAATGTGGAGAAGATGAGTTCAGTGAAGGAAGTAAATAATTATGATTGTTTGCACATGGAAAGGCGGAAAAAGCTTCCTGACCCTGCTGAGAAAGAGAAAGGGGTCAGTCTTTGGTCTTTGATAAAAGACAACGTGGGAAAGGATCTGACACGAGTTTGTCTTCCTGTTTACTTTAATGAGCCGATATCTTCCCTCCAGAAATGCTTTGAGGACTTGGAGTACTCATATCTTTTGGATCGAGCATATGAGTTTGGAAAAGCG GGGGACAGTCTCATGAGAATACTAAATGTTGCTGCTTTCGCAGTTTCTGGGTATGCTTCCTCTGAAGGTCGGCATTGTAAACCATTCAATCCTTTGCTTGGGGAAACTTATGAAGCGGACTATCCTGAGAAAGGAGTTCGGTTCTTCTCTGAGAAG GTCAGTCATCACCCAACTCTTATCGCTTGTCACTGTGAAGGTAAAGGGTGGAAATTTTGGTGTGACAGCAATATCCGCACAAAATTTTGGGGCAGATCAATTCAGCTTGATCCGGTTGGAGTTTTGATGCTAGAGTTTGATGATGGCGAAATGTTCCAGTGGAGCAAG GTTACGACAAATATCTATAACCTTATTTTGGGTAAAATATATTGTGATCACTCCGGGATGATGGACATACGTGGCAACGGCCAATATTCATGCAAACTCAAGTTTAAAGAGCAGTCTATTCTTGATCGAAATCCTCATCAG GTTAATGGGTACGTCGAAGATAAAATGGGcaaaaaagttgtctcattgttTGGAAAATGGAATGAAAGCATGTATTATAATAAAGGTGATGGGATGTGCAAGCCAAAAGATTTCAATCCCTCTTGTGGTGCCTCCTTGCTGTGGAAAAGTACCAAGACACCTCCTAATCTCACCCGATACAACTTAACATCATTTGCAATCACTTTAAATGAACTGACACCAGGACTGCAG GAGAAGCTCCCACCCACAGATTCCAGGCTTAGACCTGACCAGCGGCATCTGGAGAACGGAGAATACGAGAAGGCAAATGCAGAGAAACAACGGTTGGAGATGAGGCAAAGGATT TCAAGGAAATTACAAGAAAATGGGTGGAGGCCCAGATGGTTCCAGAGAGAAAGTGAGACGGGACCATTTCGCTATGTTGGAGGATACTGGGAATCCCGAGAGCAGGGAATTTGGGATGGATGTCCAGATATATTTGGTGAATTAAGTGAAGACCTTACAGAATCTGCTAAAGGCtcttag
- the LOC119986400 gene encoding oxysterol-binding protein-related protein 2A-like isoform X4, producing MKMCFQAFTMAANIEAETSGIQDCEYQLAKHEFSVLGHGKYSECSTTESSDETEKQELEASDEDEVSFFDTKEYFSELNSSPSSLTVFEETECHFGNVEKMSSVKEVNNYDCLHMERRKKLPDPAEKEKGVSLWSLIKDNVGKDLTRVCLPVYFNEPISSLQKCFEDLEYSYLLDRAYEFGKAGDSLMRILNVAAFAVSGYASSEGRHCKPFNPLLGETYEADYPEKGVRFFSEKVSHHPTLIACHCEGKGWKFWCDSNIRTKFWGRSIQLDPVGVLMLEFDDGEMFQWSKVTTNIYNLILGKIYCDHSGMMDIRGNGQYSCKLKFKEQSILDRNPHQVNGYVEDKMGKKVVSLFGKWNESMYYNKGDGMCKPKDFNPSCGASLLWKSTKTPPNLTRYNLTSFAITLNELTPGLQIKEKLPPTDSRLRPDQRHLENGEYEKANAEKQRLEMRQRISRKLQENGWRPRWFQRESETGPFRYVGGYWESREQGIWDGCPDIFGELSEDLTESAKGS from the exons ATGAAAATGTGCTTCCAAGCTTTTACCATG GCCGCAAATATTGAAGCTGAAACCTCTGGGATTCAAGATTGCGAATATCAATTGGCAAAGCATGAATTTTCCGTGCTAGGGCATGGAAAGTATAGTG AATGTAGCACAACTGAATCATCTGATGAAACTGAGAAACAAGAGCTTGAGGCATCGGATGAAGATGAAGTCTCCTTCTTTGACACAAAAGAATATTTTAGTGAACTCAATAGTAGTCCTAGTTCCTTAACGGTATTTGAAGAAACTGAATGCCATTTTGGTAATGTGGAGAAGATGAGTTCAGTGAAGGAAGTAAATAATTATGATTGTTTGCACATGGAAAGGCGGAAAAAGCTTCCTGACCCTGCTGAGAAAGAGAAAGGGGTCAGTCTTTGGTCTTTGATAAAAGACAACGTGGGAAAGGATCTGACACGAGTTTGTCTTCCTGTTTACTTTAATGAGCCGATATCTTCCCTCCAGAAATGCTTTGAGGACTTGGAGTACTCATATCTTTTGGATCGAGCATATGAGTTTGGAAAAGCG GGGGACAGTCTCATGAGAATACTAAATGTTGCTGCTTTCGCAGTTTCTGGGTATGCTTCCTCTGAAGGTCGGCATTGTAAACCATTCAATCCTTTGCTTGGGGAAACTTATGAAGCGGACTATCCTGAGAAAGGAGTTCGGTTCTTCTCTGAGAAG GTCAGTCATCACCCAACTCTTATCGCTTGTCACTGTGAAGGTAAAGGGTGGAAATTTTGGTGTGACAGCAATATCCGCACAAAATTTTGGGGCAGATCAATTCAGCTTGATCCGGTTGGAGTTTTGATGCTAGAGTTTGATGATGGCGAAATGTTCCAGTGGAGCAAG GTTACGACAAATATCTATAACCTTATTTTGGGTAAAATATATTGTGATCACTCCGGGATGATGGACATACGTGGCAACGGCCAATATTCATGCAAACTCAAGTTTAAAGAGCAGTCTATTCTTGATCGAAATCCTCATCAG GTTAATGGGTACGTCGAAGATAAAATGGGcaaaaaagttgtctcattgttTGGAAAATGGAATGAAAGCATGTATTATAATAAAGGTGATGGGATGTGCAAGCCAAAAGATTTCAATCCCTCTTGTGGTGCCTCCTTGCTGTGGAAAAGTACCAAGACACCTCCTAATCTCACCCGATACAACTTAACATCATTTGCAATCACTTTAAATGAACTGACACCAGGACTGCAG ATTAAGGAGAAGCTCCCACCCACAGATTCCAGGCTTAGACCTGACCAGCGGCATCTGGAGAACGGAGAATACGAGAAGGCAAATGCAGAGAAACAACGGTTGGAGATGAGGCAAAGGATT TCAAGGAAATTACAAGAAAATGGGTGGAGGCCCAGATGGTTCCAGAGAGAAAGTGAGACGGGACCATTTCGCTATGTTGGAGGATACTGGGAATCCCGAGAGCAGGGAATTTGGGATGGATGTCCAGATATATTTGGTGAATTAAGTGAAGACCTTACAGAATCTGCTAAAGGCtcttag
- the LOC119986400 gene encoding oxysterol-binding protein-related protein 2A-like isoform X3, translating to MLSEFSEIHGHLDILCEERSNLVDTIRQLEAANIEAETSGIQDCEYQLAKHEFSVLGHGKYSECSTTESSDETEKQELEASDEDEVSFFDTKEYFSELNSSPSSLTVFEETECHFGNVEKMSSVKEVNNYDCLHMERRKKLPDPAEKEKGVSLWSLIKDNVGKDLTRVCLPVYFNEPISSLQKCFEDLEYSYLLDRAYEFGKAGDSLMRILNVAAFAVSGYASSEGRHCKPFNPLLGETYEADYPEKGVRFFSEKVSHHPTLIACHCEGKGWKFWCDSNIRTKFWGRSIQLDPVGVLMLEFDDGEMFQWSKVTTNIYNLILGKIYCDHSGMMDIRGNGQYSCKLKFKEQSILDRNPHQVNGYVEDKMGKKVVSLFGKWNESMYYNKGDGMCKPKDFNPSCGASLLWKSTKTPPNLTRYNLTSFAITLNELTPGLQIKEKLPPTDSRLRPDQRHLENGEYEKANAEKQRLEMRQRISRKLQENGWRPRWFQRESETGPFRYVGGYWESREQGIWDGCPDIFGELSEDLTESAKGS from the exons ATGCTGTCTGAGTTCTCTGAAATACATGGGCATCTTGATATTCTCTGTgaagaacggtccaatttggtagACACGATAAGGCAACTAGAG GCCGCAAATATTGAAGCTGAAACCTCTGGGATTCAAGATTGCGAATATCAATTGGCAAAGCATGAATTTTCCGTGCTAGGGCATGGAAAGTATAGTG AATGTAGCACAACTGAATCATCTGATGAAACTGAGAAACAAGAGCTTGAGGCATCGGATGAAGATGAAGTCTCCTTCTTTGACACAAAAGAATATTTTAGTGAACTCAATAGTAGTCCTAGTTCCTTAACGGTATTTGAAGAAACTGAATGCCATTTTGGTAATGTGGAGAAGATGAGTTCAGTGAAGGAAGTAAATAATTATGATTGTTTGCACATGGAAAGGCGGAAAAAGCTTCCTGACCCTGCTGAGAAAGAGAAAGGGGTCAGTCTTTGGTCTTTGATAAAAGACAACGTGGGAAAGGATCTGACACGAGTTTGTCTTCCTGTTTACTTTAATGAGCCGATATCTTCCCTCCAGAAATGCTTTGAGGACTTGGAGTACTCATATCTTTTGGATCGAGCATATGAGTTTGGAAAAGCG GGGGACAGTCTCATGAGAATACTAAATGTTGCTGCTTTCGCAGTTTCTGGGTATGCTTCCTCTGAAGGTCGGCATTGTAAACCATTCAATCCTTTGCTTGGGGAAACTTATGAAGCGGACTATCCTGAGAAAGGAGTTCGGTTCTTCTCTGAGAAG GTCAGTCATCACCCAACTCTTATCGCTTGTCACTGTGAAGGTAAAGGGTGGAAATTTTGGTGTGACAGCAATATCCGCACAAAATTTTGGGGCAGATCAATTCAGCTTGATCCGGTTGGAGTTTTGATGCTAGAGTTTGATGATGGCGAAATGTTCCAGTGGAGCAAG GTTACGACAAATATCTATAACCTTATTTTGGGTAAAATATATTGTGATCACTCCGGGATGATGGACATACGTGGCAACGGCCAATATTCATGCAAACTCAAGTTTAAAGAGCAGTCTATTCTTGATCGAAATCCTCATCAG GTTAATGGGTACGTCGAAGATAAAATGGGcaaaaaagttgtctcattgttTGGAAAATGGAATGAAAGCATGTATTATAATAAAGGTGATGGGATGTGCAAGCCAAAAGATTTCAATCCCTCTTGTGGTGCCTCCTTGCTGTGGAAAAGTACCAAGACACCTCCTAATCTCACCCGATACAACTTAACATCATTTGCAATCACTTTAAATGAACTGACACCAGGACTGCAG ATTAAGGAGAAGCTCCCACCCACAGATTCCAGGCTTAGACCTGACCAGCGGCATCTGGAGAACGGAGAATACGAGAAGGCAAATGCAGAGAAACAACGGTTGGAGATGAGGCAAAGGATT TCAAGGAAATTACAAGAAAATGGGTGGAGGCCCAGATGGTTCCAGAGAGAAAGTGAGACGGGACCATTTCGCTATGTTGGAGGATACTGGGAATCCCGAGAGCAGGGAATTTGGGATGGATGTCCAGATATATTTGGTGAATTAAGTGAAGACCTTACAGAATCTGCTAAAGGCtcttag
- the LOC119987275 gene encoding protein NRT1/ PTR FAMILY 6.3 → MSLPQTQGKTLPDAWDYKGRHADRSKTGGWAAAAMILGGEACERLTTLGIAVNLVTYLSGTMHLGNASSANTVTNFLGTSFMLCLLGGFVADTFLGRYLTIAIFATVQATGVTILTISTIIPSLRPPKCDYPNKSCIPANGTQLMVLYLALYVTALGTGGLKSSVSGFGSDQFDDSNNQEKLQMTKFFNWFFFFISIGSLAAVTFLVYIQDNLGRKWGYGICACAIVIGLVVFLSGTKRYRFKKLVGSPLTQIAAVSVAAWKKRRLELPSDPSLLFNVDDLGIEEGDKKKKQMLPHSKQLRWLDKAAIKEPETSSKWNLATLTDVEEVKLVIRMLPIWATTIMFWTVYAQMTTFSVSQATTMDRHIGPSFQIPAASLTVFFVGSILLTVPVYDRIISPIARKILKNPQGLTPLQRIGVGLVMSIFAMVAAALTELKRLRVARSNGLTDDPTAEIPLSVFWLVPQFFLVGSGEAFTYIGQLDFFLRECPKGMKTMSTGLFLSTLSLGFFFSSLLVTIVHKVTGNKKPWLADDLNQGRLYDFYWLLAILSGLNMIVYLMCAKWYVYKDKRLAEEGIELEEAGPTIH, encoded by the exons atgaGTCTCCCTCAAACACAAGGGAAGACCCTCCCAGATGCTTGGGACTACAAGGGCCGCCATGCCGACCGCTCCAAAACTGGAGGATGGGCGGCCGCCGCAATGATTTTAG GTGGGGAGGCCTGCGAGCGCTTAACAACTCTAGGCATTGCTGTGAACTTGGTGACCTATTTGTCTGGTACTATGCATTTGGGGAATGCTAGTTCTGCCAACACGGTTACTAACTTCTTGGGTACCTCCTTCATGCTCTGTTTGCTCGGCGGTTTCGTTGCCGACACCTTCCTCGGAAG GTATCTCACTATCGCCATCTTCGCAACTGTTCAAGCAACG GGTGTCACAATCTTGACAATATCAACAATAATTCCAAGCCTAAGGCCACCAAAATGCGACTACCCAAACAAATCTTGCATACCTGCAAATGGAACCCAACTTATGGTTCTCTACTTAGCTCTGTATGTCACGGCCTTAGGCACCGGAGGACTAAAATCAAGCGTATCGGGGTTCGGGTCGGACCAATTCGACGATTCAAACAACCAAGAGAAACTTCAAATGACCAAATTCTTCAattggttcttcttcttcataagCATCGGATCACTTGCGGCAGTAACCTTTCTTGTTTACATACAAGACAATTTGGGCAGAAAATGGGGTTATGGAATTTGTGCTTGTGCGATTGTGATTGGATTGGTTGTTTTCTTATCGGGTACGAAACGGTACCGGTTCAAGAAATTGGTGGGTAGCCCGTTAACCCAGATCGCGGCGGTGTCCGTGGCAGCTTGGAAGAAACGGCGTTTGGAGTTGCCGTCCGATCCGTCGCTTCTTTTTAACGTTGATGATCTTGGGATTGAAGAAggtgacaagaagaagaaacagatgTTGCCACATAGCAAGCAACTCCG GTGGTTGGACAAGGCAGCAATTAAGGAGCCAGAAACAAGCAGTAAGTGGAACCTAGCAACCTTAACGGACGTTGAGGAAGTGAAATTGGTGATCCGAATGTTACCAATTTGGGCCACAACCATAATGTTCTGGACAGTCTATGCACAAATGACTACATTTTCAGTCTCACAAGCCACCACCATGGACCGTCACATAGGGCCGTCGTTCCAAATCCCGGCGGCCTCCCTCACCGTCTTCTTCGTAGGCAGCATTCTCTTAACCGTCCCCGTCTACGACCGGATCATATCTCCCATCGCAAGAAAAATCCTCAAGAACCCACAAGGGCTAACCCCATTGCAGAGAATTGGGGTTGGTCTAGTGATGTCAATATTTGCAATGGTTGCAGCTGCCCTCACTGAATTGAAGAGACTGAGAGTCGCACGATCAAACGGTTTGACCGACGATCCGACGGCTGAGATCCCATTGAGTGTCTTCTGGCTGGTCCCACAATTTTTCCTTGTGGGGTCAGGTGAGGCATTTACATACATTGGGCAGCTGGATTTTTTCCTAAGGGAGTGTCCAAAAGGGATGAAGACAATGAGCACAGGGTTGTTTTTGAGTACATTGTCATTAGGGTTCTTCTTTAGCTCACTATTGGTGACCATAGTGCACAAAGTGACTGGGAACAAGAAGCCTTGGTTGGCTGACGATCTTAACCAAGGAAGGCTCTATGATTTCTACTGGCTTTTGGCAATCCTGAGTGGTTTGAACATGATAGTTTATCTCATGTGTGCCAAGTGGTATGTCTACAAGGATAAGAGGCTTGCTGAGGAGGGGATTGAGTTGGAGGAGGCTGGACCCACTATCCATTAA